A single Bosea sp. PAMC 26642 DNA region contains:
- a CDS encoding aminopeptidase P family protein codes for MTSSTAPAACHFQSFAEPSDPSTVAPRVAALRGALARLGLAGFVVPRADEHQGEYVPAHMARLAWLTGFTGSAGNAVVLSDKAALIVDGRYTIQSAEQTDTAVIAPTKMEDTPLERWIEANLLQGARLGYDPWLHTVDGVAKLEKAAAAAGGTLVPVAKNPIDALWADRPAPPTAPVKAHNAAFAGETTAEKLARIQQALVTAKVDALVVSDPHALAWTFNIRGGDVEHTPLPLGYAIVPREGRPTVFLAPEKVTNEAGDAIGAVGEIAAPAAMEAQLKTLGASGAKVRLDSATAASALATLIRDAGGTPDSGADPIALMKARKNEAELKGTRDAHLRDGAAIVRFLSWLAREAPKGGLTEIDAVAALEAERLRTGLLKDVSFTTIAGAGPNAALPHYRVTDSSNRPIEPGIFLVDSGGQYEDGTTDITRTMAIGEPTDEMRDRYTRVLKGHLAISRVVFVKGTSGAQLDALARLPLWQAGLDFDHGTGHGVGSYLSVHEGPQRLSKLGTTPLEPGMILSNEPGYYKQGEYGIRIENLIVVEERAIPGGDRTIYGFETITWCPYERALIDLKLLDDGEIAWINAYHAQVWSNLAALVEGEAKDWLEKACLPL; via the coding sequence ATGACGTCATCCACCGCCCCAGCCGCCTGCCACTTCCAGTCCTTCGCCGAGCCGAGCGACCCATCGACTGTCGCCCCCCGCGTCGCCGCCCTGCGCGGGGCCTTGGCACGACTTGGCCTCGCCGGCTTCGTCGTGCCTCGCGCCGACGAGCACCAGGGCGAATATGTCCCCGCCCACATGGCCCGGCTCGCCTGGCTCACCGGCTTCACCGGCTCGGCCGGCAACGCGGTCGTTCTCTCCGACAAGGCGGCGCTGATCGTCGATGGACGCTACACCATCCAGTCGGCCGAACAGACCGATACCGCAGTGATTGCGCCGACGAAGATGGAGGACACGCCGCTAGAGCGCTGGATCGAGGCGAACCTGTTGCAAGGAGCGCGGCTCGGTTACGATCCTTGGCTGCACACCGTCGACGGTGTCGCCAAACTTGAAAAAGCCGCGGCAGCCGCCGGCGGCACGCTGGTCCCCGTCGCGAAAAACCCGATCGACGCACTCTGGGCCGATCGGCCGGCGCCGCCGACCGCTCCCGTGAAGGCCCACAATGCCGCCTTTGCCGGCGAGACGACGGCCGAGAAACTTGCCCGCATCCAGCAGGCGCTGGTCACGGCCAAGGTCGATGCGCTCGTCGTCTCCGACCCGCACGCGCTGGCCTGGACCTTCAACATCCGCGGCGGCGATGTCGAGCACACGCCGCTGCCGCTCGGCTACGCCATCGTCCCCCGCGAAGGCCGCCCGACGGTCTTTCTCGCACCCGAAAAGGTCACGAACGAAGCCGGAGATGCCATCGGCGCGGTCGGAGAGATCGCAGCCCCCGCCGCCATGGAAGCCCAACTTAAGACGCTTGGCGCATCCGGCGCGAAGGTGCGGCTCGATTCGGCCACGGCAGCGTCGGCACTGGCGACCCTGATCCGCGACGCGGGCGGCACGCCCGACTCAGGCGCGGACCCGATCGCGCTGATGAAGGCGCGCAAGAACGAGGCGGAACTCAAGGGCACGCGCGACGCCCATCTGCGCGATGGCGCGGCGATCGTGCGCTTCCTGTCATGGCTTGCGCGCGAAGCGCCAAAGGGCGGCTTGACCGAAATCGACGCCGTCGCCGCGCTCGAAGCCGAGCGGCTGAGGACCGGCCTGCTCAAGGACGTCTCCTTCACCACCATCGCCGGCGCCGGTCCCAACGCCGCCCTGCCGCACTACCGCGTGACGGATTCGAGCAACCGCCCGATCGAGCCCGGCATCTTTCTGGTCGATTCGGGCGGACAATACGAGGACGGCACGACCGACATCACCCGCACAATGGCGATCGGCGAGCCGACAGACGAGATGCGCGACCGCTACACCCGCGTCCTCAAGGGCCATCTCGCGATCTCGCGCGTCGTCTTCGTCAAGGGCACCTCGGGCGCCCAGCTCGATGCGCTGGCGCGGCTGCCGCTCTGGCAGGCCGGCCTCGATTTCGACCACGGCACCGGCCACGGCGTCGGCAGCTATCTTTCGGTGCATGAGGGGCCGCAGCGGCTGTCCAAGCTCGGCACCACGCCGCTCGAGCCGGGCATGATCCTGTCCAACGAGCCCGGCTACTACAAGCAGGGCGAATACGGCATCCGCATCGAGAACCTGATCGTTGTCGAGGAACGCGCCATCCCCGGCGGCGACCGCACCATCTACGGCTTCGAGACGATCACCTGGTGCCCCTATGAGCGCGCGCTGATCGACCTGAAGCTGCTCGACGACGGCGAGATAGCCTGGATCAACGCCTATCACGCCCAAGTCTGGAGCAACCTCGCTGCGCTGGTCGAGGGCGAGGCGAAGGACTGGCTGGAGAAGGCGTGCCTGCCGTTGTGA
- a CDS encoding AzlC family ABC transporter permease, which translates to MSSALDDARTGFGDIWPAMLAAAPFALLFGALAAGKGLSPLEVFLMSALVFAGGAQFAAVELWATPTPVAALVFSTLLINARHVLMGTSLVPKLDGFKPWQRWLGLAYMADENWALAEKRARTHSLTPAYWFGMIVPFVGCWLIMTTLGAVVGPALGDPRRFGADFAFTAIFIALTAAFWKGRVTAWTVAAAGIASALTYKLAGPPWHVLAGALSGLAAAWWAAGSETAAIAEEPGP; encoded by the coding sequence ATGTCCTCAGCTCTCGACGACGCCCGGACGGGCTTTGGCGACATCTGGCCGGCGATGCTGGCGGCGGCGCCCTTTGCCCTGCTGTTCGGCGCGCTGGCCGCCGGCAAGGGCCTGTCGCCGCTGGAAGTCTTCCTGATGAGCGCGCTGGTTTTCGCCGGAGGAGCGCAGTTTGCGGCAGTCGAACTCTGGGCGACGCCGACGCCGGTTGCCGCGCTGGTGTTCTCGACGCTGCTGATCAATGCCCGCCATGTCCTGATGGGGACCTCGCTGGTGCCGAAGCTCGACGGCTTCAAGCCCTGGCAGCGATGGCTCGGCCTGGCCTATATGGCCGACGAGAACTGGGCGCTGGCCGAGAAGCGGGCTCGCACGCACTCGCTGACCCCGGCCTACTGGTTCGGCATGATCGTGCCCTTCGTCGGCTGCTGGCTGATTATGACGACGCTCGGCGCCGTGGTCGGCCCGGCCTTGGGCGATCCGCGCCGCTTCGGCGCAGATTTCGCCTTCACCGCGATCTTCATCGCGCTGACCGCGGCATTCTGGAAGGGCCGCGTCACGGCCTGGACGGTCGCAGCGGCGGGCATCGCCTCGGCGCTGACCTACAAGCTCGCCGGACCGCCCTGGCATGTTCTGGCCGGCGCCTTGTCCGGGCTCGCGGCGGCGTGGTGGGCGGCGGGTTCCGAGACGGCCGCCATTGCCGAGGAGCCGGGGCCGTGA
- a CDS encoding AzlD family protein: MNIDPLNLLAILGMAIATYATRVAGLALAGRFDLSPRAQAAFDAIPPAVLIAVIAPSALATGWAETGAAVATGLAATRLPFLAVVVVGVVAVVGLRAVV, translated from the coding sequence GTGAACATCGATCCGCTCAACCTTCTGGCGATCCTCGGCATGGCGATTGCGACTTATGCGACGCGCGTCGCGGGGCTGGCACTCGCCGGCCGCTTCGACCTGTCGCCGCGCGCCCAGGCCGCGTTCGACGCGATCCCGCCGGCCGTGCTGATCGCGGTGATCGCGCCGAGCGCGCTGGCGACGGGATGGGCCGAGACGGGCGCGGCTGTCGCGACGGGGCTGGCTGCGACGCGGCTGCCGTTCCTGGCGGTGGTGGTGGTCGGTGTGGTGGCGGTGGTGGGGCTGCGGGCGGTGGTTTGA
- a CDS encoding AraC family transcriptional regulator, with protein sequence MDTTTQSETLAISPLATGERARLFSAARFDGLDCLSATFRSHSYAPHCHDGYVVGVIEAGCEAFHVRGVRQYARPGQVAFVNPLEIHDGEPHGAGYSYRMTYPGLAMMREVAGSLAGRDSAATPFFPEPLVKDAEGAALFAAAHRAIEQGGDSLASEEMLLSFYARCLARHARWTVGALGREGGPVALAKQVFEDRFDEDLSLAELSRLTGLPRHHLIRAFRAETGLTPHAFLVDVRVRRARDRLRLGEAPGDVAAATGFCDQAHLTRAFKARYGVTPGVFRAAHLS encoded by the coding sequence ATGGACACGACCACACAGAGCGAGACGCTGGCGATCAGCCCGCTCGCCACCGGCGAGCGGGCAAGGCTGTTTTCGGCCGCCCGCTTCGACGGGCTGGACTGCCTGTCGGCGACCTTCCGCAGCCATTCCTATGCGCCGCATTGCCATGACGGCTATGTCGTCGGCGTGATCGAGGCCGGCTGCGAGGCCTTTCACGTGCGCGGCGTGCGCCAGTATGCGCGGCCGGGGCAGGTCGCCTTCGTCAATCCGCTCGAAATTCATGACGGAGAGCCGCATGGGGCGGGCTACAGCTACCGCATGACATATCCGGGTCTCGCAATGATGCGCGAGGTCGCGGGCTCGCTGGCCGGGCGCGACAGCGCCGCGACGCCGTTCTTCCCGGAACCTCTGGTCAAGGATGCCGAGGGCGCCGCGCTGTTTGCCGCTGCCCACCGCGCGATCGAGCAGGGCGGCGATAGTCTCGCCAGTGAGGAGATGCTGCTGTCCTTCTATGCGCGCTGCCTTGCCCGCCATGCGCGCTGGACGGTCGGCGCGCTCGGGCGCGAAGGCGGGCCGGTTGCGCTGGCGAAGCAGGTCTTCGAGGACCGGTTCGACGAGGATCTGTCGCTGGCCGAGCTGTCGCGTCTCACCGGCCTGCCGCGCCATCACCTGATCCGGGCCTTCCGGGCCGAGACCGGACTGACGCCACACGCCTTTTTGGTCGATGTCCGGGTGCGCCGGGCGCGCGACCGCCTGCGGCTGGGCGAGGCGCCGGGCGATGTCGCGGCGGCGACAGGCTTCTGCGACCAGGCGCATCTGACGCGGGCCTTCAAGGCGCGCTACGGCGTTACGCCCGGCGTATTCCGCGCCGCCCATCTGTCCTGA